aattttttagattcaaaatggaatctatgttaATGTTTAGGCTTAGTGGAACAAGGACAGTCTCTAATTTGAACagcgaaaaaaaattggtgcTAGAAATCGgtttgaattatttatttctaTACAGTTATGGAAAATCATAAAGGAGATGTACCTTTTTCAAAAGTTGCTCCATTCTAGCCGCTAAGAAATCACCACAAAATGTGGTTATGCGTTCAATATATGGAAGCCGTCAAATTGTTCGCAGGCGTGTCAtaccctctgtccaactaacgaatttggttCACTAGATGGACCGACTGGCAGATGTTAAAACCTCTCcaaacccactgagacgtccaaaaaattgttttaaaatcgttcaacacgagtCCAACGatagacgtttgttgaacggttattgggacgttgtccaaattggtccaacgaacgtcctccattggacgattttgaaaccaaccgttcttagagggaacgAGACTTTAGTAGTGTGAATACATCTGTTCACATATCTAATATTTGTCAATTTGATTGGCAAAGTGAATTTGACGTGAGATTTTGACATGGAGATGTTTTTTAGTTGGGCAATAGTCCAGCTAGCGGAAGTTCAACTagaaagcggtccagttaaaaagtgaccatccagcgaatcacgactgtgtttATCATAGTCGTTTATCGATcagtacattttttttattaagcgACAATTATTTGTCCTTGGTCTATTGAGTTctgcaagatgacgacacgaatgaaatcATGATCAATAAActtcatgtttgacaatactttttgctttttttttttttcaaaaatacatctacaatgagtgactctcattTGGTTGCATTgtgaagcacggtgctattcgtagattgcatactaacgtttatcatgttgcctataggcagtgtttcaaataaaccacacatttcacACCAAGGAGCCTGTTCCCAAAGAAGCGGTGGAATCCAATTATTGTTATGCACGTTTCTCGGAGTGAgtaaaaaatcaaagcaatccaagtgggttttgactcttaggttttcactcctggttttggctcctcctgtccactccggtttgtgattcttgttcagtCGCCGCATATAGACCGAATTTAACTTCAAACTTTGCTAACAGGTCTTCAAGATTTGTATGTTTAATTTCTCAATTATCCCAGCAGTAGGTATTGTCCATGCGGAAATATCGGAGCAATCGATTTGACATTGGCCTTAAGTTTGACACTGcaattttgatttgttttgcgTTCAGTGTATGAATGGAGCTTCCACCGGAGAcagataaaaataaataaatatttattttccaaaTGTTTAAACGCGAACGTGTCGAATTAAACGTTCTTCAGCAAGTCAAAACACAGTattctattatttatttttctttgaataaaaaatatttacgaTGAGTTCCCACGGAAACAGGTAAACTAATTTCAATAGTTCTATTATGTTCGCATATTTACGTATTTACGAGGTTTCAGCGATGCTAATCAGGATTACGAGGAGGAATTCCTGTTGGAATTGGGAAATGAAACAGATATGGTTGACTGCAGCGCAATGGACTACGATCCATTCAtagaggaggaggaggaggagaaTGCTGTCGAATGCTTATCGGTCGAAAAAGTAGCCGTGACAAGTGATTTAGAAGTTGTCGAAACGGAGCCGACCATATACTCATTTAAAGGTGTATTTTGCCAGCGCCACTTCCGCAATCAACTTCGACCCAGGGAAACCTTCATCAAGGAAATTTGTGGTAATTCAGTTGCGGAAGTAATTCAAAGTCTCTGGGAAGCAGGAAAAGATTTGACAAAACGGCTCGttattttcaatgaaaatgGCCCACAGTGGTCGGAGAAGGAAAAACCTTCCGTCGAAGACGCGTCGCAATTCATAACGCTCCAGTATcaagcaaagaaaaaaaattactgtACTACGACCTTGACTCCGAGACTTCTTCAAAGATGGAGAGataaaacgattaaagtttttgTCTATACCTATTCAACAAATATCGAGACCAGCGCACAATTTCAACAAGTGCTAAAGCAATTAGTCACTCCAAAAAATCCAGACCGGGCGGGGGCGAACTCAACACGGGATGATTCAATGTTGGCAAACGAATTACGTCAAAAACATCCGCATTTGGAAGGCTTCCACAGCTCCTGGATGTTATGGGCCAATTATATTAACTCTGCAGAAGCGCATGAACGTGAAAGCATGAGAAATGCTGTTAATCCTCCCgttgaaatttcaaaatatttccgCTGGGTAGCGGTTTCGGAAGCAGCACGTTTGCAGTCGGTGCACAGAGGTATGCAAGTTGCACAAACGGTTAACACCCATTGGgcgaatgaaattaaaaaaattaaggatAATGTTTCTATGGCTCTAACATTGTTGCAAGGTGCTGCGCAATGTATCGAAGCATTGGAAGCGCGATCAACAGTGAGTTCAGAATTGATCACTGCCATGCAATCAGCTGTACAACCGGAGGAAGCTGAATTGAGCCGCAGTCTGATTTCACATGTAACCGATTGCAGTGATGTTGATCATCAGTGAAACGGGAGTGAACCGCAAACTTGATCTGAATATTATTTCTTCATAATAATACCACAATGTTTTATGTAACATTTTTATTTcatgaaataaacaaaacgaagtCTAACTAAGGTAcaatattaaaatcaataattttgagaTCTTGTTCTAAACCTTTCTCTGGCAAAAAAGTTCCTCCAGCGTAGTACCCGCAATGCTCAAAAAGTTTTAAACATGGATAAATCCTGAATTGGTTTATTGCGTCACAAACCTCATTGCGAATGCGGCTATTTACCTGGTGGTTCCGTACAAGATTCTTCTTAATCAGTCCGAAAACAATCTCCAAGGGGTTGAAGAACGGACAGTAAGCTGGCAAGAACACAGGCAAAATGCCAATGGATCGAAGATATTTAATGATATTCGCATCACAGTGAATTCTAGCGCCATCCATTATCCATACAGAGTGAAACCCTGGATAGCTTTGAACTTGATGATTACGAAGTGCGAAATCTCGGCAACACTGAACAAATTTTATCCGGGTGAATGTGCCCTCAGTCCAAAAGCTTTCCAAGATTCCTCCGGTGCCAAGGAAGCACAAAAATGATGCTCGTGGTTTGCGGCAAAACTCACCCCGATAGATCACTTTTTTTCCTACAACACCGTATCCTTTTCGTCGAAGCATGTCCCTATTGTCAAAACTTACTTCATCTAAAAAAACGAGGTTGTAAACATCCCACGGAAACGATAATAACTCTGCCATGTAACGGATGATTTCTGATTCCCGGATCTGGATTGCCCGACGCTCAATAACCTTCCAAGTCATCCCTGCCTCATGTAAAATTGTACATACGGAAGACATACTGATTGGTATTTTGAACTTCAGTTGGAACAGTTGCTTCGCCTCGTCTAGGAAGAGTATGGGTTGCCGTTGATACAATTGAAGCAGCCACATCCGCTTTTCCACGCCGAATTTTTTGTATACCTGTACACGTTTCTTCCGATTAATTGATCCGTAACTAATAAATTTGAAACACCATTCAGAAATCGTTGAGCGAGCCTTGCCATAAATTTCAGCTAGCTTTTTTTTTACTAATGCCGAGAAAAAAATGTCCATACAACGCATGGTAAACCGTATTTGTACTGGCGTGCTGCCGACGTACGTTCTGGATGATTAAGCTTGCCATTCCTGtgataaaattaaagatagcaatgaaagtaaaactttcttTAAATGCAACGTTATTAATTTGTTTACCTTGATGAAACTTATGTACTGATGTACCGAGATGGCCTGTGATAGGCAAGATTATATAATTAGAGGGTAATAAAAGTAATTACAAATGAAAAAATCTATatctttattgtttttgtaaacATAAACAAACAGCTTTATCAACAAATACACTGACCGAAATCGACGTAATAAAAATTTGACAGAAAATGCGCAAGTGCCGACTGCTTCGCAACTGGACTCCGGGCAGTTCGATTTAGTGCCGTAGCGACAATACAaggtgcgccagctggatgtatccttttacaacattgaacaacttcgatatttttaagccgttttcacaagtaaacaagttttaTGCCATTTAAACCAAGTTTATCATACAACGTAGattagctttgagttcgtcaaggtacttaggtttgctagaatacactttacttttcaagtaaccccacagaaaaatATCTGGCGCCGTTGAATCCGAATAATGAGGAGGCTATTCCAAATCATcattttttgagacaacgcgtcctgggaatttgctctgcaagaacttgattgcggtgtggcaaggtgccccgtcttgttgaaaatagaagtttttcagaccttttttctacatttgtggacagacaaagtgcgccaaaatccaacggtagcgtccgttgtcgatggtctctccctctttgaaaaaattaGGACCGATGCCTGTTTTGCAGCACACTCCGGCCAAAACAGTTACTTTGTGGTCGTGCAGTGGTGTTTGAATAATTGAACTGTACCAAggatctgttttgcttttgtgcttgataaaatgaaaattgaaaatctaaattgagctcggacttttaaactgtatgctgcaattataatctagtaacctgttttcactccttggcggttttcactcctcaggagccaaaaaaccatgcgtgatgaaatcatggatttCAATGATTTCTCAAACTATGGTTTTTTTCGACgcatgctgattggagtgatttttgaaacactgccTATAGGTAAttcaactcatcttgcttgtgaggtaaatgatcgggaatgaactttatctcttttgAGTTCAGGAAACCAATGgcatgagaatcgttattgccagccacgaccatcttcaccggtaCTTAGaatagggtaggaaatgttgatacaatacctacttaaggaaggccaccgactcagcgacgccTCCATAGGTATTGCTgagttggattgaaggacaggtatatgtctaggattcgccacaagcaggcaatgcgaccatGAAATGATTATGtttttatgcggtgggatggtAAGTCTCCAAGTACACGTATACTCAAAGCAGAgatgtttttcttgtttttaaacTCTTCATGGCCGGCCATAGAGAGTGATTTACTTTTTCCCTAAACTACTGCAATTTCAACTCTAAACAGCCGGCCCAAAGTTTAGTGCTACAACTGTGAGCTAGCCTGAGTAACCTTTTTTTCCGAAATTCTCAAGTgttaattggtcggtgttaagtcagaccggactaagtgacaatttattgatttcgagaaaaatgagtttaaagtttggatcaaagcatcctttacattgtaattggaaattaattttcgcCATAATAAAGTGAAAGCACGGCGTGGAAAAATATTCAACGGGTTTTGGAACCAGTGCTCACCAATGTATGGAATTCTCTATCTAATTTTGGTGGGATTACACGGGTGTGGAAGACTACTGTTCCCGAGGTTTTTAGGTAACGCTTTGTCATCGGTGTCTGTCGAGGGAAAAAGGGGGGCTATCGACGGACGATCAACTTGCGTGACTGTTTGGATCTGGAATGCTTTATTAGTCTGCTTTCGCTGGTTTTAGAtaataaataaagaaatttgGGTTAAGTACGATAAGTGACGTTGATTGAAACTGCTATCATTAATTCTTaggcttttttttttttcaaactttgtcaaaattgtcacaCTGCTTTAATACActactgtgataattttaagATATTGTTAGCGATGTTGGTTCAAAACAACATCTGCTTCCCAACGAGATAGCGGTCAATTTACCTCCCCTTTCGGTTAAAATatccacaatatttttttttattttggcaatCAAACAATATATTTGTATGATCGTTGGAAATTATTTGAAGAGGTAGTAGAGGCAAAATATAACCGTGAATATCCTACAACGAATCAACAAGCGAAACGTGAGCTGCATTATACCGTACTTCACTATCCGACTGAATCCAGCACCGTTGAGTGTTGCTCTCGCTAAAGGACCGCTCAAACATCTTTTTGCAAGGCATCGAGACATTCTTTAACCAGTAAACAGTTCACCAGCAGCTGCAGCTCCATTTAAGCGTATAAGCAAAATCATTCTTGCTAGATAAGAACAAAAGCGTGTACAAAAATGCCTTACGCTTATTACGATTCTCAAACACTCACACATCCTGTTCTTTCTTTCCCTCGAAACGCCCCCGTTCGGAACAAGCAGTCGATGCAGCGGCTCCCGATGGACCAGAACGGCTCATCGCTGGAGCAAAGCCAAGACCAGCCACCACATATAGTACCTGACCATAGAGGAAATCTACACATCACAGTGAAAAAATCGAAACCCATTCTTGGCATCGCGATCGAGGGCGGGGCTAACACCAAGCATCCACTGCCGCGGATCATCAACATTCATGTAAGTTTGTGCCCACTGTCCTTCAATCATGATCAAACCAAGATGGCCATAATTCTGTACATACCACTGTGTAGTGAGTGAATCGAATTGAATACTTACtttagtgttcatttttgacaattgaatactttacggtgacatcacaaatgaactgagtgttcgtttttgacagttcgcttgtactgtttacatggacttagaaaaaatctttacgatttgcttcgagcgaatctagtcgtccacaattttttctaagtccatgtaaacagtacaagcgaactgccaagaaaagtgaggttaactgtgtcaatACAGAACCTAATTCGCTAGTACTGTTAACATGGACTTCTTGGCGATTAGCTTCGATCGAATCTAGTCGTCCGCAAAGTTTTTCTAAATCCATGTAAACATtactagtgaactgtcaagataagtgaggttaactgtgtcagtaaagaacctaattgtcGACGGGCATAAAGTCCATGTAAACCAGTACGAATCATCAGATAAGTTATTCGTGATAATAATTAACATTACTATTTCCTCAGGAGCACGGAGCAGCGTACGATGCTGGTGGTCTGGAGGTAGGCCAGCTGATACTGGAGGTCGACGGTAACAAAGTCGAAGGAATGCATCATCAGGTAAGCGAGCTGCCGAAACAAACTTATCGTTTctttttgtgtgtgtgtgtgtgtgttttcttTCGTTTACCATTTTCATGGCAACACTTTCTTCCAGGACGTCGCCCGACTGATAGCGGAGTGTTTCGCCGCACGCGACAAGAACGACATTACGTTTCTAGTAGTCGAAGCAAAAAAATCAAACCTAGAACCGAAACCAACAGCATTAATATTTTTAGAAGCATAGCATTTGCTATCCCTGCCGGCTAGCGATCCGGATAATTCTGAAGTGCCAGAAAAAGGGATCGACCTTACCGCTGATAAATTGAAGTAAGTTTTTCTGTTTCCTCCTTCTATCGGTGTACCCCCCTCAATCTGTTCGTTCTGTTGTGTTTAGTTAGACGATGGTTTAGTTTATTAATCCAAGAATTATCAATGTGCTTTATTTAAGTTTCCAACGTTTTCTAAACGGAAAAGATTGCGGGACTTTTGCAGCGTAGCAGAAAAAAAAGAATAGGTGAAAGTCCTGCAAACCTTTCCGCTGTTTTGCTTACTTCTTAGTTTTTCTCAGAGTCGAAAATAGCATTATAAC
The sequence above is a segment of the Topomyia yanbarensis strain Yona2022 unplaced genomic scaffold, ASM3024719v1 HiC_scaffold_505, whole genome shotgun sequence genome. Coding sequences within it:
- the LOC131695740 gene encoding uncharacterized protein LOC131695740 — its product is MSSHGNSDANQDYEEEFLLELGNETDMVDCSAMDYDPFIEEEEEENAVECLSVEKVAVTSDLEVVETEPTIYSFKGVFCQRHFRNQLRPRETFIKEICGNSVAEVIQSLWEAGKDLTKRLVIFNENGPQWSEKEKPSVEDASQFITLQYQAKKKNYCTTTLTPRLLQRWRDKTIKVFVYTYSTNIETSAQFQQVLKQLVTPKNPDRAGANSTRDDSMLANELRQKHPHLEGFHSSWMLWANYINSAEAHERESMRNAVNPPVEISKYFRWVAVSEAARLQSVHRGMQVAQTVNTHWANEIKKIKDNVSMALTLLQGAAQCIEALEARSTVSSELITAMQSAVQPEEAELSRSLISHVTDCSDVDHQ
- the LOC131695742 gene encoding whirlin-like, with protein sequence MKDEGGSLLGSETGVRRHQSMQRLPMDQNGSSLEQSQDQPPHIVPDHRGNLHITVKKSKPILGIAIEGGANTKHPLPRIINIHEHGAAYDAGGLEVGQLILEVDGNKVEGMHHQDVARLIAECFAARDKNDITFLVVEAKKSNLEPKPTALIFLEA